Below is a window of Undibacterium sp. YM2 DNA.
AGGCCAGCGTGCCAGAAATACATGACAGTGCCGTACCCCAGCAGATATCAATTACCGTCAATACGGGTGACCATGACTTCAGCGTTGCCAGGTTGCTCAGGTCATACGTCCCGTAAGCCACCAGGCCCAGCAAGGCGCACAGGCAACTGGCCTGCTGCCATTTCCGCACACGCAGGGCAGGCAAAATGCCAAATACAGTCAATCCCAGGGCATACAGTAAATAAAACAATGCCGCTGGCACCAGGCCTGGTTCTGCCAGCATCAAATCACCGAGGTAAGAGCGGTAAGTGGAGCCCATCAACAAGCCCAGCCATATCACATCCAGTGTCAGGGTCGCGAGCAGCGCAATGCCATAGGCAATGGCTATTTGATTTAGCGACGGAGTATTGATTGTGAGGGACATGAGCGCTCGTTTGTCAGGTAAGGGTTTCAATAAGAGTCGAATACCCATCGCGTAATGCGTGATGCAATAAAAACATTGTCAAATGTTGAATATCTGGTGTCTAATGGCTTGCTGGCGACAGCCAAAGTCCATGCATGCTGGCAAGTATTCTTGCCTGGGTTGTTCCTGCCGCGATTCAGCATTTTTTCCTTCCATATTACAGCTTATCGTCATGCCCTTGAATTTAAAACAGCTTTTTACTTTCCTTATTACCTGTACCCTGATTTTAGCTGGCAATGCATCAGCCATGACCATGCTCAGATCCAACCAGACGCTGATCCTGTTTGGCAAAGTCGTGCCTGAAGACAGCCAGCAGTTCCGCAAAAAACTGGAAGAAGGACCAGTCAAAACAGTAGTAATGACAGAAAGCCCCGGCGGCAATATGCGCGCAGCTTATGACATTGCAGAACTAATTACAGAAGGCAAGATCAACACAGCAGTCAATGGCAACTGCAAGTCAGCCTGTGCCCTGATTTTCATGGCAGGCACAGAAAGACAAATGGTCGCCAGCAAGCATCTGGAAAAAACACGCCTGGGCTTCCATGCGCCACATAATAAAGTGACCAAGGAAATTTCTACTGCAGCCATCCCTCATTTCCGCGAATGGCTGCTGAAGGTCACACAAGGAAAATTCCCTGAAGAAGTGCTGGATCGTGCCCTCAATATTGAGCGCGCTGGCGATATGCTGTACTTCTATTATCCCGATGAAAATTTCCTCGGCGATATCCGTTTCTGTACCGAAGGCGCTTTGCGCTGCGAAGCCTTAAAAGGCTACAACATCGTCAAGATAGGCATCCTGACGACAGCAGAGCTACTGAAGTTAGAAAGCCTGGATGACACCGACCAGGCCGCAGCCAAACCAAAGTAAAACCATAGTAAAACAGTTTTTTCCATCCACCAGTCAAAAGGAAATGAGATGACGAACGAAGCAATTACTACCCTGGTACCAGGTAAATTAACTGTCTGCACTTATGGTGGCTTTGCGCCAGTCTGCTACAAAGATGAGCAAGGCAATCTCACTGGTCTTGACGTCATCTTCCTGGAAAAATTTGCGATTTCCCAAGGGCTGGAAATTGCACTCATAGAACATGATTTTGACGGCATCTGGACCATGCCTGACGAGAATAAATGTGATGTCGCCGCAGCCGGTGTCCAAAAGCGCGACAAGCGTGATGCCGGGCCGGGTGGCGCCTGGAGTGATGCCTACTTCCAGGTACAAAGATCGCTGCTGGTGCGCAGCGCCGACCAGGCTGCATTTGACGACTACCTCAAGCTCTCAGGCAAATCCATCGTCGTCACCCGTGGCTCAACCGCTGACATTGATGCCAAAACCCGTTACCCCCATTGCAGCATCCTGTATGTCGATGAAGTTGCCGAAGGCCAGCCAGATGCCCAGGCCTACATCGTCAAAACCCTGATAGCCAACCATCGTGCCGATGCCTTTGCCGAAGGCGACGTCAGCAACCAATACCTGCGCAGCCAATTCGGCAAAGATGTGGCAGGCGGCCTTGCACTCGCCGATATTCACCACATAGACGGGACAACAGCAGAAACCTTCAATTTCATCACCCGCAATGCCAGCACTGGCTTGCTGGAGCAATTGAATCTCTTCATCAAACAGAACAAGGGTAGCTACGTACCCGTGGCACAGCAATAATTTGAAAGGCTGTTCATACAAGCTGCCCTGATGCATGCCGCATCAGCCGCAGCATGGTCATCAGATATCTTAATTGTTGGCCACGCGTGCAGCAGGTAGATTGCTGCCTGCCAGCGCCTTCCCTATCCCGGCAAACGATACGACGTTAAGCGGGAACTCCAAAAACACATGCAACAGGCTCAGGAAAAGCAGGGCTTGCATGCCAAGATTGTAGTCATAAGCATACACTGCCATCGACAACAGCCAGATCGCCAATGTCAAAAACAAGGTTTTCATAGGCACCTTATGCCATTGTATGACGGATGTTTTTGAAAACCAGTTCAGATAATGATAGGTATACGCAAAAGCAATAAAGCGCATGACCACAAAACCTGCATTGCTGCTAAAAATCTCGCTGGTTTTTGACAGCGCATCAAGATGAAAAACATTGATCAGGCTGAAGTTCAATAGCTCAAACTGAAAGTAAGATTGTTGAACATAAGCACTCACCGTATATTGAAAACTCTCTGGCCGGACTATAAAAAAACTTGCCGCACAAACGATCAAAACTGCGATGGACAAATATCCTGAAAACGATTTTTCTTTCAATGCGCCAAACAACATGAACGCCAGAGTGAAAATAAAAACGTGAATGACAGTAGGAAGAAAAATGCCCATCAAGAGTAAATAAGCCGTGGACTTATTAACGACAGCCACAGCCAGCAAGGCGAGAACCACAAGCGTAAAACGATACAGCCTGTCTTTGACAAGCGCAAAAATAAGCGCCAGCAAAACCGCAAACGCCAATACGTCTGCAACAAAAGTGCTGTCCTTAGCCAGATGTGCAAGGGCAGGGAAGAAAAACAGGGCAAAGCACAGGCCAATCAAAAAAATAAAATCGTATTTACCCTTGGTGAAATAATTCTTCTTATGCAGCCAGCCTATTTCAGTCAGGTAATGTAATGGCCCCAGTACACCGTAAGAGAATAAAAATAATTCGAAAGGAATGACGAACGCAACGACGCAGGAAAAAATAATCAGGGCGGTGTTTATGCAATTAATGTGGTTGATGGTCATAATTTGCAGCGTTGATAAAAAGAGATTTGACGCACTAATTGCGCACTCCCCTAAGTCGCTTTCTAACGGACACATTAGTCGATAAGGAAAGCAGGTTTTTTCTTTCATTCACAACCATACGAATCGATTTGATGCGCCTATGGTGTACATGAGTTTGCCACTATCCGGTAGATAATTTATTATAATGTCGCGCGCGTCCATGAGAGCGCCAGGATAATTCATCTGAGTTGCACGAGCATAGGTTCTGCCTTTATGAAGTAAGTCCGAATACGTCTATCCAGACAAAAAAATACACTTCAAACAAAGTGCGGTCAGTTATTACGTTAATACTTACTATCTGTCTGATGACTGCGCAATCCGTCAGAGTCTTAGGAACTGTAGAAGCTGAAGGTTCGCGTTTTTTCGCATCCAATGCTAAAGTTTCATTGAGGGGGTGATTTTTTTCGTTTACTGTTTTTCGAAATACGAAACCCCTCCGGTACTGGTTTAAATTGATCTTCGCTTTCCGGCCATCTAGTTGCTCTGCTTTGGAATGCACGTAGTTTATCAATGTCCAGTTTTACGGTTACGCAAAAATCATTCTCGCCACCGCGTAGTCGAGCTATGTCGCGAGCATAAGAATCCTTAGCAGGTGAACGAACCCGACTGTCTCCAAACTCTCTGTTATTTACCAGAATAGTGTAAGCATGAACATCTAGTGCGGATGCTTCTATTAAAGATGAAAAAGTTTCTAAATCTTGATTCCATGAAAGTACCATCAGAGCATCTACTTCTCCTTGGAACTTTACACGAGCTTTGCTATTTTGCAACTCAGAACAGATCATTACACCAAAGTGAAATCCATTATGCACATAGACAGGTTTCGTTGTTTCCTCATTTTGGAATTTCTTCCATGTTTTCCCGTATTTACTTACAAGATCTTTTTCTTCTCTAACTGCTGGAAGTAACTTGGGTTGCCAGATTCGTGTTGGTGATTTATATCCTAATCGGTTATCTGATAAAACTAAACATGCCTCACTATGAAGGGTGTTGATATTGCTATGTCGATACTCTGTTCCAGCAATCATGCTTATTCCTGCTGCAGATAATCGACTAGCTATACTATCTATCCATTTGATAGGGATTGATAATTCTGGGAAAAGTAGATATTGCGGTTTCGGTATAGAGCGAATCGCTAAGTTAACTAAGGTGGAAATCTGTTGATACCTTTCCAGTGTTAACATTGGTTTTTTACACGCACTTGCAGCCCAAGCAGAGTATTCCGTTTTTAGACTTGTGATGCAAACTAGCACAGTTTTTTGATCGGCTGTTCCTATTTGCAATTGCTGTAAGCCGGTACGTTTTTTTGATGATTTTTTTTGGGTGATGCTCCCGAATTTTCAAGTAATGATGGTTTGACCCATACACCTTTAATCGCTCGAACATATCGTGCCCATAATTGAAGGGGGAGGTAGCCTTTGGGTACATTTATTCCAATACATGATGGCACTAATTCAGCGATTTCCGCCGGAGTATAAGGACGTGTAGGGAATAAATAAGGTATTATTGATTCAGTCTTTTTTTCCCAATTTGGCATATGTGCTGTAAAAGAACTTTTCGACCTTTCATGTAAAAACTCCTCGATATCTGACACCGATAAAAGGTCAGATTTTGCAAATTCCGCTAAAAGTTTTTGTCTCTTTTTTGCACCAACGCCCGTTGAAAAAACATCATGATAATTTTTATTTTTCAGTAAATTTTTATATGCTTCTGCTGCTAAATCAGCGGCAGCCAATAGAGGCGCTTTGCTGTGGAAGTCGTGTATATCAAACTGGTCGTCAAATAATTCTTCGATATCTTGATAAGTAGTAATTAGTTGGCCAAAAAAAGTTTTTGCAAGTCGCCTTACTTGCCCATTCGTTGATACTTGACTTATTAAATCTCCTGGATAGTTACAAGCTGCTGCATCTATAAATGATCGCGTAATTGAACCCTTAATATTTTTCCATACATCTTCGCTTGTTTTGCATTCGGTACCATTCAGGTTACAAACAAAGGCTTCCTCTTTTTTTAAATGAGTATTTAGTTTTTCGAATGCATTTAACGATGCTTTTGCGATGCGATCTGCTTCCGACCAGTCCTGAATTGATATCGCAATCCCTAGCAAACGAGGGATGTATTGATAGTGCGCAAATATATTGTCTGCTCGAAGAATGTGATTATGTGCGAATTGATAAAATTCTTCGCGTTCCTTTTTCCAAGCTGTTGGAGGTAGATCACGAGCTAGTGTATGCACAAGCCGTAATTGCAATGACCAACTTAAACGCTTAATGGTAAGCCCATCTGCGCGGCGTAAAGTGTCTGCTTCTTCACCTACTTTTCCTGCTGCCGAGAGAACTTTAGCAGCAATCGATTTCTCCAATTGATCTGGCGATGGCATTAGACGATGCTCACTGGATAAGCTTTGGATTTCTTTTTCGATACTATCAATCAAGTCACATCCAGCTTGACCATTTAAAATAAATAATTTTTGCTTGTCTGCTTGCAGTTGGATTTTTGAATTTTTTTGGTATTTTTTTCCAAGGCGGATTTCCCAAATACTGCCATTTTCTTTTCCAATTTTTTTAATATAGGAAGAACCCATTCGTTCTTTTACGAACGCCATAAACTCTTCTGGATTATGTATAGTACCTGGATCGTGTAGTACCAAGAACATATCGTCCACGTAGCGACCATAATGTACAGGGGTTAGTTTTTCACGTACTAAGTCATCCCATTTTTTTAACAATACATTGCCAATCACGCGTGATGCGCTTAGCCCAA
It encodes the following:
- a CDS encoding RNA-directed DNA polymerase → MAYDSNFNGWDELTLADLIVAYRKAKTDCFFENGFPTAIKFAEFEKDLLRNLKKLHSTLIKDNGFAENTNLLGYCRLVPKKLGIRAKSDASNGHTHFSEPEKAFEHLCANHNLKPEFRVIGDFPVETHILSALWINMIGHKFDACLDERSYGSRLKRIRDDDTLDKEAQKNFHITAIGSFEQYFRPYQKWRNDGLKAVRSELEQERQIIVASLDLKSYYHLIDPSFIADISFQKEIGMDGDKLLSKTERDFTEQLAAFLASWAEKAQVFANDLQPGKPITINGGLVIGLSASRVIGNVLLKKWDDLVREKLTPVHYGRYVDDMFLVLHDPGTIHNPEEFMAFVKERMGSSYIKKIGKENGSIWEIRLGKKYQKNSKIQLQADKQKLFILNGQAGCDLIDSIEKEIQSLSSEHRLMPSPDQLEKSIAAKVLSAAGKVGEEADTLRRADGLTIKRLSWSLQLRLVHTLARDLPPTAWKKEREEFYQFAHNHILRADNIFAHYQYIPRLLGIAISIQDWSEADRIAKASLNAFEKLNTHLKKEEAFVCNLNGTECKTSEDVWKNIKGSITRSFIDAAACNYPGDLISQVSTNGQVRRLAKTFFGQLITTYQDIEELFDDQFDIHDFHSKAPLLAAADLAAEAYKNLLKNKNYHDVFSTGVGAKKRQKLLAEFAKSDLLSVSDIEEFLHERSKSSFTAHMPNWEKKTESIIPYLFPTRPYTPAEIAELVPSCIGINVPKGYLPLQLWARYVRAIKGVWVKPSLLENSGASPKKNHQKNVPAYSNCK
- a CDS encoding ABC transporter substrate-binding protein, whose translation is MTNEAITTLVPGKLTVCTYGGFAPVCYKDEQGNLTGLDVIFLEKFAISQGLEIALIEHDFDGIWTMPDENKCDVAAAGVQKRDKRDAGPGGAWSDAYFQVQRSLLVRSADQAAFDDYLKLSGKSIVVTRGSTADIDAKTRYPHCSILYVDEVAEGQPDAQAYIVKTLIANHRADAFAEGDVSNQYLRSQFGKDVAGGLALADIHHIDGTTAETFNFITRNASTGLLEQLNLFIKQNKGSYVPVAQQ
- a CDS encoding DUF2177 family protein translates to MSLTINTPSLNQIAIAYGIALLATLTLDVIWLGLLMGSTYRSYLGDLMLAEPGLVPAALFYLLYALGLTVFGILPALRVRKWQQASCLCALLGLVAYGTYDLSNLATLKSWSPVLTVIDICWGTALSCISGTLAYFAANRTA
- a CDS encoding ATP-dependent Clp protease proteolytic subunit, which produces MTMLRSNQTLILFGKVVPEDSQQFRKKLEEGPVKTVVMTESPGGNMRAAYDIAELITEGKINTAVNGNCKSACALIFMAGTERQMVASKHLEKTRLGFHAPHNKVTKEISTAAIPHFREWLLKVTQGKFPEEVLDRALNIERAGDMLYFYYPDENFLGDIRFCTEGALRCEALKGYNIVKIGILTTAELLKLESLDDTDQAAAKPK